From the genome of Cryptococcus neoformans var. neoformans B-3501A chromosome 1, whole genome shotgun sequence, one region includes:
- a CDS encoding hypothetical protein (Similar to gi|32415259|ref|XP_328109.1| hypothetical protein [Neurospora crassa], FASTA scores: opt: 314, E(): 4.6e-12, (37.870% identity (64.497% similar) in 169 aa overlap (2-161:3-155)); HMMPfam hit to PPI_Ypi1, Protein phosphatase inhibitor, score: 120.7, E(): 3.4e-33), translating into MSTAQRSPPSRTSTLTLTQTHTTPTDTPPQTVLHLRAGASTERRVVWTEETVDNEGLGKKKSKICCIYHKPRAFDESSSDESSSDGSSSETDRRPSRGSNSHRHRLKDDPNVEEEESSESDGGAGDGRARPLRKPRRHHHSHKCDHSDHAHKPNKYDVQPNGTGKGKEKS; encoded by the exons ATGTCCACAGCACAACGCTCCCCGCCCTCCCGCACATCcaccctcaccctcacccAGACACATACTACTCCCACAGACACTCCGCCCCAAACCGTCCTCCATCTCAGAGCAGGCGCTTCAACAGAGCGCCGCGTCGTGTGGACAGAAGAGACAGTTGATAATGAGGGTCtcggaaagaaaaagtccAAGA TATGCTGCATTTATCACAAGCCACGGGCATTTGACGAATCATCTTCAGATGAATCGTCATCGGATGGATCATCTTCAGAAACGGATCGCCGTCCTTCCAGAGGTAGTAACAGTCATCGTCATAGACTGAAGGACGACCCAAatgtggaagaggaggagagctCAGAATCGGACGGCGGAGCTGGCGATGGTCGTGCCAG ACCATTGCGGAAGCCACGTCGACATCACCATTCTCATAAGTGTGACCATTCGGACCATGCCCATAAGCCCAACAAGTACGACGTACAACCGAATGGAACTggcaaaggcaaggagaaaTCATAG
- a CDS encoding hypothetical protein (Similar to gi|46095990|gb|EAK81223.1| hypothetical protein UM00574.1 [Ustilago maydis 521], FASTA scores: opt: 1767, E(): 1.3e-79, (37.953% identity (64.035% similar) in 1710 aa overlap (1-1445:1-1681)); HMMPfam hit to HA2, Helicase associated domain (HA2), score: 105.3, E(): 1.5e-28): MAKKKLSLKPQNRGFATTSLPKKAAPPPAPPPADSPPAPPPQAPPSSSPPPADWEHEEGAEEAALQSLVDRLQDKAEKEVARIVKAIEYDSRLAASFPKLDINQAIRDTALELALEEEKAACQDTDHPPVVTFPSTTVSDSDKGLLRYFVAYHVLQNLGFRQERIEQCLLQGIKEGEGWEEALEWMWLHLSEDECLQRGEYERTTEPSITENQESLVPAIEPDVEPIAQPAQSSRPTRTALQATDASTEARTTAHKSLFQSQDTSDTESDSGTEDEYHINEQWAKLQLELDTLRMASGEGKKGKKGKGNQVILETPEIRRLKDKIGKVEKEYMFTRKNADAILKVLRNQRDVAAIAAKFKGASIQDADQTETDSPSGNTQGDSIVEEKTNLMDGSSDEEGDLFGGMLDEPTTLPGTPAETSTSTHITVRSMPIPKQMSFAGTIPKNVLKAALAKQTKQVVISYVNLSGASRAARAGLEIGWQGGGRKVWKMDDIACDDMVEAENYVSTLALSDLEAEKTVAGVNWRTMPPSYRELWEELKVKRQEREDESRRGIWKMIKGIWDKKAVEATAEKNDTSKPSTSNTPIDPPARPAKEKEDVIIQKLQDDFAKRKESSAYQTMLTQRNTLPIASFRDQIISTLDTNQILVFSGETGCGKSTQLPSFILEDQLARGKPCKIVVTEPRRISAISLAQRVSQELGDAPGAVGTSSSLVGYSIRLESKTSANTRLSFVTNGIALRMLESGSSGSSRGTAFDEVTHIIVDEVHERSIESDFLLIVLKNLCEARKDLKVVLMSATVDAEKISAFFGGCPFMSVPGRTFPVTVQYLEDAVELAGWHIDGSSPYAIRGKKFKPASQMVEWNEEGAKSDSDPDDEDEETAFNPAKLSSNKYSAQTVDTINILDSRLIPYDLIVLLLEKICFEAADYVPFSQATLVFMPGLAEIRKLNDMLLAHPKFGSTDFVVWPLHSSISSEGQSAVFKRPPEGVRKIVISTNIAETGVTIPDITCVIDTGKQREMRDSFRDLSNRMLQEATLNNVADEPVVFRKALRSICSPRPDMIRRQLPDHPIPEMLRLSLQDLALRIKILKVPLGKTVESVLLQALDPPSSINIQRAIASLVEVKALTPNEEITPLGRLLSKLPMDVHLGKFLLVAAMLGCLDPALTIAATLNSKSPFVTPFGFESQARAAKRSFAIGNNDFFTIANVFASWRRASDNPHFVRTFCKKNFVSHQNLQQIEELRQQLLAYLIDTSFVDATPAQRQAISQGRFSRGVRTKFVPVPPELNINGEDLKVVGAALVSGLYPKLLALDASGGMKTITNQQPVAIHPSSVNFKVHKGEFGSNYLAYFTIMHSKRLYAWETGPVDDAALALLCGDIADFKVSASSFILDRKIKYSLSPKTSIAIKLIREQFYQVMSLRFRGKKLSDNQQRWFELGLKCLAAGLQDEEAAKICVV, encoded by the exons AtggcgaagaaaaagcTCTCCCTCAAGC CCCAGAACAGGGGCTTTGCAACCACTTCCCTCCCCAAAAAGGCGGCCCCGCCACCTGCTCCACCACCCGCGGACTCCCCGCCCGCCCCGCCACCCCAGGCCCCCccgtcctcctcgccaCCTCCCGCCGACTGGGAGCACGAGGAAGGTGCGGAGGAAGCCGCCCTCCAGAGTCTCGTCGACAGGCTGCAGGACAaggctgaaaaggaagtCGCCCGCATAGTAAAG GCCATTGAATACGACTCTCGTCTGGCAGCCTCGTTCCCCAAGCTTGATATCAACCAGGCCATCCGAGATACCGCCCTTGAGTTGGCattggaggaagagaaagcagCCTGCCAAG ATACCGATCATCCTCCCGTCGTGACCTTTCCATCGACCACCGTTTCAGACTCAGATAAAGGACTGTTGCGGTACTTTGTCGCTTATCACGTTCTTCAAAATCTCGGCTTCCGACAAGAGAGGATTGAGCAATGCCTCCTACAAGGTAtaaaagagggagagggctgggaagaagctcttGAATGG ATGTGGTTGCATCTCAGCGAGGATGAGTGCCTCCAACGAGGAGAGTATGAAAGGACAACCG AGCCCAGTATAACTGAGAATCAGGAATCACTCGTTCCCGCCATTGAACCGGACGTTGAACCTATCGCTCAGCCCGCGCAGTCTTCAAGACCCACACGAACCGCACTGCAGGCCACTGACGCCAGCACCGAAGCTCGCACCACGGCCCACAAATCACTATTTCAAAGTCAAGATACATCGGATACCGAGTCTGACTCTGGAACTGAAGACGAATACCACATCAACGAGCAATGGGCAAAATTGCAGTTGGAACTTGATACCCTTCGTATGGCGtctggagaagggaaaaaaggtaaaaagggaaagggtAACCAAGTCATACTGGAAACGCCGGAGATAAGAAGGCTCAAGGACAAGATTGGCAAAGTGGAAAAGGAGTACATGTTTACTCGCAAGAATGCCG ATGCTATACTCAAAGTTTTGAGAAATCAAAGAGATGTCGCAGCCATTGCCGCCAAGTTCAAGGGCGCTTCCATTCAGGACGCTGATCAGACCGAAACCGATTCTCCTTCGGGAAATACTCAAGGTGATTCGATTGTAGAGGAAAAGACTAACCTTATGGATGGGTCGTCTGACGAGGAGGGAGATCTTTTTGGTGGTATGCTGGACGAGCCCACTACTCTCCCCGGTACACCGGCTGAAACATCGACTTCAACACACATTACAGTCCGATCCATGCCCATCCCAAAGCAAATGTCATTTGCTGGTACCATTCCGAAAAACGTTCTCAAAGCAGCCCTCGCCAAACAGACAAAGCAGGTTGTCATATCGTATGTCAACTTATCTGGTGCCAGTCGCGCCGCAAGGGCTGGCCTGGAAATTGGTTGgcaaggaggtggaaggaaggtctggaagatggatgatatTGCTTGTGATGATATGGTTGAGGCGGAGAACTATGTGTCGACACTCGCACTCTCGGATTTAGAGGCAGAAAAAACCGTTGCAGGAGTTAACTGGAGGACAATGCCGCCCTCATACAGAGAATTATGGGAAGAGctgaaggtgaagaggcaagaaagagaggacgAAAGTAGAAGGGGcatttggaagatgattaAGGGCATATGGGATAAGAAGGCCGTTGAAGCGACTGCAGAGAAGAACGACACGTCAAAACCTAGCACTAGCAATACTCCGATTGACCCACCTGCGAGGCCGgcgaaagagaaggaagacgtCATTATTCAAAAGCTTCAAGATGATTTTGCCAAACGAAAAGAGTCATCAGCGTACCAGACAATGCTTACTCAGCGCAACACACTTCCGATCGCTTCATTCCGTGATCAAATCATTTCCACTTTGGACACCAATCAGATCTTGGTGTTTAGCGGTGAGACTGGTTGCGGTAAATCTACTCAACTACcgtccttcatcctcgaaGACCAACTGGCCAGGGGAAAGCCTTGTAAAATAGTCGTGACCGAGCCTCGACGTATCAGTGCTATTTCCTTGGCTCAACGAGTATCCCAGGAACTGGGCGATGCCCCAGGTGCGGTTGGcacctcatcctcgcttGTTGGCTACAGCATTCGTCTGGAATCGAAAACTTCGGCCAATACTCGTCTGTCATTCGTGACGAATGGTATTGCACTTCGTATGCTTGAGTCTGGTTCCAGCGGTAGTTCCAGAGGCACCGCATTTGACGAAGTCACACATATCATCGTGGACGAAGTCCATGAACGTTCAATCGAGTCAGACTTTTTGCTCATCGTTTTGAAGAATCTTTGTGAAGCAAGGAAAGATCTCAAGGTTGTTTTAATGTCAGCCACCGTAGATGCTGAGAAAATTTCGGCCTTTTTCGGAGGTTGCCCTTTCATGTCCGTACCTGGAAGAACGTTCCCTGTCACTGTGCAATATCTTGAAGACGCTGTTGAGCTCGCTGGGTGGCACATCGACGGATCTTCTCCATATGCCATTCGAGGCAAGAAATTCAAGCCAGCGAGTCAAATGGTGGAGTGGAACGAAGAAGGGGCTAAATCTGATTCGGATCCagacgatgaagacgaggaaacAGCGTTTAACCCTGCAAAGCTGTCGTCAAACAAGTACTCTGCTCAGACAGTCGACACTATCAATATTCTGGATTCTCGATTAATTCCATATGATCTCATCGTCTTGCTGCTCGAGAAGATTTGCTTTGAAGCTGCCGATTATGTGCCCTTTTCTCAGGCAACTTTGGTATTCATGCCGGGCCTGGCTGAAATTAGAAAGCTGAACGACATGCTGCTCGCCCATCCAAAATTCGGCAGTACGGACTTTGTGGTGTGGCCTTTACATTCCAGTATTTCTTCCGAGGGGCAGAGTGCGGTATTCAAGAGGCCTCCGGAAGGAGTGAGGAAGATTGTAATCT CTACCAACATTGCAG AAACTGGTGTTACCATCCCAGATATCACATGCGTTATCGACACAGGAAAGCAGCGTGAAATGCG CGACAGCTTTCGCGATTTGTCGAATCGTATGTTGCAAGAAGCAACGCTAAACAACGTCGCGGACGAGCCGGTCGTGTTCAGGAAGGCCTTGCGTTCCATTTGTTCACCAAGGCCAGACATGATACGCAGGCAG CTTCCTGATCATCCTATTCCCGAGATGCTTAGGCTCTCTCTCCAAGACCTTGCTCTTCGTATCAAAATTCTCAAAGTACCTCTCGGCAAGACTGTTGAATCTGTCTTGTTGCAGGCGCTTGATCCGCCTTCGTCGATCAACATTCAACGTGCTATCGCTTCTCTAGTTGAGGTCAAAGCGCTCACGCCAAATGAGGAGATCACACCCTTAGGACGGCTACTTTCCAAACTCCCCATGGACGTCCATCTCGGAAAGTTTCTACTTGTGGCCGCTATGCTTGGATGCCTAGACCCGGCTTTGACAATTGCAGCAACGTTAAACTCCAAAAGCCCATTTGTGACTCCGTTTGGCTTTGAGTCGCAGGCCAGAGCTGCTAAGCGGAGTTTTGCCATTG GAAATAACGACTTTTTCACTATTGCAAACGTCTTTgcaagctggagaagagctTCTGACAATCCCCACTTTGTGAGAACTTTTTGTAAGAAAAACTTTGTATCTCATCAG AACCTGCAACAAATTGAGGAACTCAGACAGCAACTTCTTGC ATACCTCATTGATACATCTTTTGTCGATGCTACGCCTGCTCAGAGGCAGGCGATCAGCCA GGGCCGCTTCTCTCGTGGCGTGCGAACCAAATTTGTTCCTGTGCCTCCGGAATTGAACATCAATGGAGAGGATCTGAAAGTAGTTGGAGCGGCCCTGGTTTCCGGTCTGTACCCCAAACTGCTAGCTCTCGATGCTTCTGGCGGCATGAAAACCATAACAAACCAGCAACCAGTCGCAATT CACCCAAGTTCCGTCAACTTTAAAGTTCACAAGGGCGAGTTTGGTTCAAATTATCTGGCATACTTTACCATCATGCATTCCAAGAGATTGTATGCCTGGGAAACGGGACCAGTGGACGACGCGGCGCTGGCGTTGCTATGTGGTGATATTGCAGACTTCAAG GTATCAGCGTCCTCATTCATTCTTGACAGGAAGATCAAATACAGCTTGTCGCCCAAGACGTCCATCGCTATCAAACTGATTCGAGAGCAATTTTATCAGGTAATGTCATTGCGCTTTAGAGGAAAGAAACTGTCAGACAACCAACAAAGATGGTTTGAGCTTGGTCTCAAGTGTCTCGCAGCTGGACTGCAAGACGAGGAGGCGGCGAAAATTTGTGTGGTATAG
- a CDS encoding hypothetical protein (Match to ESTs gb|CF189618.1|CF189618, gb|CF190931.1|CF190931, gb|CF189617.1|CF189617; Similar to gi|46097947|gb|EAK83180.1| hypothetical protein UM02060.1 [Ustilago maydis 521], FASTA scores: opt: 1520, E(): 3.2e-97, (64.392% identity (85.757% similar) in 337 aa overlap (10-346:10-338)); HMMPfam hit to ALAD, Delta-aminolevulinic acid dehydratase, score: 559.7, E(): 2.4e-165), translated as MSHQRTAHFQVPPLQISSVLHGGIHHPTLRTWQANGRNLTKSMLIYPIFISDDPDAEQEVATLPGQKRWGINKLEAFLKPLVEKGLKSVILFGVPVTMEKDPRGSAADDESTPVIQALKLLTNVFPQLMLCVDVCLCEYTSHGHCGILSSLPNPAHSNAPTLDAEASAQRIAEVAVAYAKAGAHCVAPSDMMDGRIRAIKYGLMQVGLANRCALMSYSAKFASGLYGPFRDAAGSAPSFGNRKCYQLPPNARSLARRAIQRDASEGADILMVKPALPYLDIISDCAQYAPDHPTACYQVSGEYAMVVAGAEKGIYDLREMAFETTESMVRAGASIILTYFTPQFLDWLDE; from the exons ATGTCACATCAGCGCACAGCCCATTTCCAGGTGCCACCTCTCCAGATATC CTCCGTCCTCCACGGCGGTATCCATCATCCTACTCTCAGAACATGGCAGGCCAACGGGCGGAACCTCACAAAGTCTATGCTTATCTAccccatcttcatctccgaCGACCCTGACGCTGAACAAGAAGTTGCAACTTTACCAGGGCAGAAGCGATGGGGTATCAACAAGCTCGAAGCGTTCTTGAAGCCCTTGGTGGAAAAAGGCTTGAAGAGTGTGATTCTTTTCGGTGTGCCTGTTACTATGGAAAAG GATCCTCGTGGCAGCGCTGCCGATGACGAATCGACCCCTGTCATTCAAGCGCTGAAACTCCTTACCAACGTCTTCCCCCAACTCATGCTTTGTGTCGATGTTTGCCTTTGTGAATATACGTCTCACGGTCACTGTGGCATTCTCTCGTCTCTCCCCAATCCAGCCCACTCCAACGCCCCCACTCTTGACGCGGAGGCTTCAGCTCAGCGTATCGCTGAAGTTGCTGTCGCCTATGCCAAAGCTGGTGCGCACTGTGTGGCACCAAGTGACATGATGGATGGGAGAATACGAGCAATCAAATATGGACTGATGCAAGTCGGATTGGCCAACAGGTGCGCTTTGATGAGCTATTCGGCCAAGTTTGCCAGCGGGTTATACGGACCTTTCCG AGATGCCGCCGGAAGCGCCCCTTCGTTTGGCAACAGAAAATGCTATCAACTCCCTCCGAATGCTCGTAGCCTCGCTAGAAGAGCTATC CAACGAGATGCTAGCGAGGGCGCTGATATCCTCATGGTCAAGCCTGCTCTCCCTTACCTCGACATCATATCAGACTGTGCACAATATGCCCCTGATCATCCCACTGCCTGCTATCAAGTCTCGGGTGAATATGCCATGGTCGTCGCTGGTGCAGAGAAGGGCATCTATGATTTGAGGGAAATGGCGTTCGAAACTACCGAAAGCATGGTTCGCGCAG GAGCCAGCATAATCCTGACATACTTCACTCCTCAGTTCCTTGACTGGCTTGATGAATGA